The genomic DNA CCTTTCTGAAAAGCCTCGAGGTTTTGCGCCAGAGTCTTGGGAGGGACGGATTCCCCGATCGCTATCTCCAGGGCCTGGGAAGAGACGGCCCCCGTCAGCTGGCAAAGGGCTCCGAGCGCCACCATGTTTTGAAATTTCTTATTGCCGACTTTAAGAGCGATCTCGGCAGTGGGGACTTTGACCACCTGGATGTCTGAACGGGGAACTTCCTTTAAAACCGTAAGTGGGTCGATAATCAAAAAACCACCGGGCTTGAGGTCTTTAAGGTAAACGTCCAGAGCGGTTTGGGATAAGGCCACCAGCACATCGGCAGAGCGAACTTTCGGGTAATGAATCTCTCCATCGGATAATACGATTTCCGATTTGCAGGCCCCACCCCGCGACTCAGGCCCGTAGGATTGGGTTTGCACAGCGTTCTTTTTATCGTGGAGAGCAGCGGCCACTCCCAGGATTTTGCCGATTGTTACAACCCCCTGGCCGCCAAAGCCAGCAATGCGAATTTCATAGCGTTTCATTCTACGCCTTGCCCTCCTTTCTGATTAGGCACTTACTGTGCAATCAATATCAATATGCTTTTATGAAGAAATATCCAAGCTCGCGAGGCTAGGATTGTAGGGGCGGTTCGCGAACCGCCCCTACGGATGCTGGCCGCAGGCCCCTTTTCCCTCGCCCAGTCGCGGAAAAGGCCTGGCTTCTTACCGAACCCCTGAAGGGAGAATAGCGACCTCTTCCTTTTTAT from Deltaproteobacteria bacterium includes the following:
- a CDS encoding 2-oxoacid:acceptor oxidoreductase family protein, which codes for MKRYEIRIAGFGGQGVVTIGKILGVAAALHDKKNAVQTQSYGPESRGGACKSEIVLSDGEIHYPKVRSADVLVALSQTALDVYLKDLKPGGFLIIDPLTVLKEVPRSDIQVVKVPTAEIALKVGNKKFQNMVALGALCQLTGAVSSQALEIAIGESVPPKTLAQNLEAFQKGIEYVR